Proteins encoded within one genomic window of Glycine soja cultivar W05 chromosome 1, ASM419377v2, whole genome shotgun sequence:
- the LOC114419413 gene encoding ankyrin repeat domain-containing protein, chloroplastic-like produces the protein MQFFIVGAITLVLRPLIKGKWLPQHTVAACGELYLLDSLLKHNADINSVDKDGLTALHKAIGKKQVITNFLLKNSANAFVRDKEGATLMHYAVQTASTETIELLLLYIVEINLQDNDGWTPLNLAVQTQTKFS, from the exons ATGCAGTTTTTCATAGTTGGAGCTATAACCCTAGTTCTAAGACCACTCATAAAG GGTAAATGGCTTCCTCAGCACACTGTTGCTGCATGTGGAGAACTTTACCTTTTAGATTCTTTGTTGAAGCATAATGCTGATATCAATTCGGTGGATAAG GATGGTTTGACTGCCCTTCACAAAGCGATTGGCAAAAAGCAGGTCATAACCAATTTTCTCCTAAAAAACTCAGCTAATGCGTTTGTACGGGACAAA GAGGGGGCCACCTTGATGCACTATGCTGTACAAACAGCTTCTACTGAGACAATTGAATTACTCTTATTGTATATTGTAGAGATAAATCTTCAAGACAAT GATGGCTGGACACCATTAAATCTTGCTGTTCAAACTCAGACCAAATTTAGTTAG
- the LOC114419422 gene encoding ankyrin repeat domain-containing protein, chloroplastic-like, with protein sequence MFHVSTVALNPQPHTFLFPLPFFTSRNLQLSQTLQFPRNWNLRSISPSLHPTPQYDDSEDHVIGDCVVFEDGVFDEPLFHNHHHNPDNLTVDKPKPKPRPSWRKKVEETLGENLVPDKWREVQAEINITKREMRKIAREVEFNSKVEKKRRGLIPLRDMNLDDYKAYKEAKLAQMKLLDYSSSFPVDENVPEPQLNRGEKFEAEAELDGGERVAPKNPRWAVYGRGLEDVTEFFNSDNYDPTTKTPGGRRKLFNKEEKVLLNKRIPDLAAATSDKWLPLHTLAACGEFYLLDSLLKHNVDINAVDKDGLTALHRATIGKKQAIINYLLRNSANPFVQDNEGATLMHYAVLTASTQTIKILLLYNVDINLQDNYGWTPLHLAVQAQRTDLVRLLLIKGADKTLKNEDGLTPLDLCLYNGQSARTYELIKLFKQPQRRLSHVSV encoded by the exons ATGTTCCATGTTTCCACCGTTGCGCTGAATCCTCAACCTCACACTTTCCTCTTTCCACTCCCCTTTTTTACTTCCCGCAACCTCCAACTTTCACAAACTCTACAATTCCCCAGAAACTGGAACCTCCGCTCTATCTCGCCATCGCTGCACCCAACGCCGCAATACGACGATTCCGAAGACCACGTCATCGGCGACTGCGTCGTGTTCGAGGACGGCGTTTTCGACGAACCGCTTTTCCATAACCACCACCACAATCCCGACAATCTTACCGTCGATAAGCCCAAGCCCAAGCCCAGGCCCAGTTGGAGGAAAAAAGTGGAGGAGACATTGGGCGAGAATTTGGTCCCGGACAAGTGGCGAGAGGTTCAGGCGGAGATAAACATTACGAAGAGGGAGATGCGGAAGATTGCGCGGGAAGTGGAGTTCAACAGCAAGGttgaaaagaagagaagaggcTTGATTCCCCTTAGGGATATGAATTTGGATGACTACAAGGCTTATAAGGAAGCCAAATTGGCGCAGATGAAGCTTCTCGATTACTCTTCTAGTTTTCCGGTGGACGAAAATGTCCCTGAACCTCAATTGAATCGCGGAGAAAAGTTTGAGGCTGAAGCTGAATTGGATGGTGGTGAACGTGTTGCGCCTAAGAACCCTAGGTGGGCTGTTTATGGGAGGGGTTTGGAGGATGTCACTGAGTTTTTCAATAGTGACAACTATGACCCTACTACTAAAACCCCTGGAG GTCGCCGGAAGTTGTTTAATAAGGAGGAGAAGGTTTTGTTGAATAAGAGGATACCAGACTTGGCAGCTGCTACTTCG GATAAATGGCTTCCCCTGCACACTCTCGCTGCTTGTGGAGAATTTTACCTTTTAGATTCTCTGTTGAAGCATAATGTTGATATCAATGCTGTGGATAAG GATGGTTTGACTGCCCTTCACAGAGCAACAATTGGAAAAAAGCAGGCCATAATCAATTATCTCCTGAGAAACTCAGCTAATCCCTTTGTACAGGATAAT GAGGGAGCCACATTGATGCACTATGCTGTACTAACAGCTTCTACCCAGACAATTAAAATACTCTTATTGTATAATGTGGATATAAATCTCCAGGACAAT TATGGCTGGACACCATTACATCTTGCTGTTCAAGCTCAGAGGACAGATTTAGTGAGGCTTTTGCTAATCAAAGGTGCTGATAAGACATTAAAAAATGAG GATGGTTTAACTCCTCTTGACCTTTGCCTTTACAATGGTCAAAGTGCCAGAACATATGAGCTAATCAAGTTGTTTAAGCAGCCTCAAAGACGTCTTAGTCATGTATCAGTATGA
- the LOC114419431 gene encoding serine/arginine-rich splicing factor SR45a-like, translated as MADSPPRRNSRSPSPWRAESRSRSRSRSRPRSRSRSRSFEKQRPRSRSRSRGRSRSRSNERSEAKNAGTTLYVTGLSSRVTERDLEEHFSKEGKVASCFLVVEPRTRISRGFAFITMDTVEDANRCIKYLNQSVLEGRYITVERSRRKRPRTPTPGHYLGLKSTRDYGHRGDHGRYRGGGSGHDDYGYRGDRGRSPRHSPPYRGGRDYSPRHSPPPYGGRSRRDRSRSLPYSPYGSPDRRYARGSR; from the exons ATG GCCGATTCTCCACCGAGAAG GAATTCAAGGTCCCCTTCCCCATGGAGGGCTGAGTCAAGGTCTAGGTCAAGGTCTAGATCTAGGCCTAGGTCTAGGTCCCGGTCAAGATCTTTTGAGAAACAAAGGCCAAGATCCCGGTCGAGAAGTCGTGGAAG ATCAAGATCAAGAAGTAACGAAAG GTCTGAGGCTAAAAATGCTGGAACTACACTTTATGTGACTGGCCTGTCTTCAAGGGTCACTGAGAGAGACCTAGAGGAGCATTTCTCTAAGGAGGGAAAG GTTGCTTCGTGCTTTCTTGTGGTGGAGCCGCGGACACGAATTTCTCGTggttttgcttttattacaatGGATACTGTTGAGGATGCGAACCGTTGCATCAAATATCTCAATCAATCAGTTTTAGAGGGTCGCTATATTACTGTTGAGCGG TCACGAAGAAAGCGGCCAAGAACTCCTACACCTGGACACTATCTTGGCCTTAAAAGTACTAGAGACTATG GGCATCGTGGTGACCATGGAAGGTATCGAGGAGGTGGATCTGGTCATGATGATTATGGATATCGTGGTGACCGTGGAAGGTCTCCAAGGCACTCACCACCATATCGAGGTGGTAGAGATTATTCACCGAGGCACTCACCCCCACCTTATGGTGGAAGATCTAGGAGGGACAGGTCCAGGTCACTTCCTTATTCTCCATATGGTAGCCCAGATAGGAGGTATGCTCGTGGATCTAGGTGA